From candidate division WOR-3 bacterium, one genomic window encodes:
- the secY gene encoding preprotein translocase subunit SecY → MTGSVPSIFKIPDLRKKILFTLAMVVVYRLGTHIPVPGINAQALGWTLRQLQGTIFGLYDIFVGGALSRASVFALGVMPYISASIVFQLLGSVFPFLEKLQRDEEGRKKINQYTRYATVLLAVIQAASISVYLESQPPTQFGSIVLQPGLFFRLMTIFTLTAGTIFVMWLGEQITDRGIGNGISFIILIGCLDSTPQDLARTFQQARISSWFWLLIVAAMVFVVYAAVVLMTMAVRKIPVQYPKRIVGRRMYGGQSTHIPLRIITAGVIPIIFAQSLIVFPSTFATFLKLPFLEWVQRFLSPGGWLYNLLYAVLIVFFTYFYTSIVFNPRDLAENMQRYGGFIPGIRPGEKTAAYIDRSLSLLTLPGALFLVVIALLPWILMSAFRVPFYFGGTTLLIIVGVALDILQQIEAHLVMRHYEGLVKGGKFTGRRFG, encoded by the coding sequence TTGACGGGCAGTGTTCCCAGTATCTTTAAAATCCCGGACCTGCGGAAAAAGATTTTATTTACCCTTGCGATGGTTGTGGTTTACCGCCTTGGTACCCACATCCCGGTACCGGGCATCAACGCTCAGGCGCTGGGCTGGACCTTAAGGCAACTTCAGGGTACGATATTCGGGCTTTACGACATATTCGTGGGCGGCGCCCTTTCCCGGGCATCGGTTTTTGCCCTGGGGGTTATGCCTTATATCTCAGCGTCAATCGTATTTCAATTGCTGGGTTCGGTTTTCCCGTTTCTTGAGAAACTGCAAAGGGATGAAGAGGGGCGCAAGAAAATCAATCAGTACACCCGCTATGCCACCGTGCTGCTCGCGGTCATTCAGGCGGCAAGTATCTCGGTTTACCTTGAGTCTCAACCGCCGACGCAGTTTGGTTCAATTGTTCTTCAGCCGGGTCTGTTCTTCCGTTTGATGACCATCTTCACCCTTACCGCGGGGACGATTTTTGTGATGTGGCTGGGCGAACAGATTACAGACCGGGGTATTGGCAACGGTATTTCCTTCATAATCCTGATTGGCTGTCTCGACAGTACACCGCAAGATTTGGCGCGTACCTTCCAGCAGGCACGGATTTCTTCCTGGTTCTGGCTCCTGATTGTTGCGGCGATGGTCTTTGTTGTTTACGCCGCAGTGGTGTTGATGACGATGGCGGTGCGTAAAATTCCGGTCCAGTACCCGAAGCGTATTGTTGGCCGGCGGATGTACGGCGGTCAGAGTACGCACATTCCGCTCCGAATTATCACCGCCGGTGTCATTCCGATCATCTTTGCCCAGAGTTTAATTGTTTTTCCCTCGACCTTTGCTACCTTTCTTAAACTGCCGTTTCTGGAGTGGGTGCAGCGATTTCTTTCCCCCGGGGGCTGGCTCTACAATCTGCTTTACGCGGTGTTGATTGTTTTCTTTACCTACTTTTACACCTCCATTGTGTTTAACCCGAGAGACCTTGCCGAAAATATGCAACGCTACGGCGGGTTCATTCCCGGTATCCGGCCGGGCGAAAAGACCGCCGCTTACATTGACCGCAGCCTTTCGCTGTTAACTTTACCCGGGGCGCTGTTTCTGGTGGTGATTGCCCTTTTGCCCTGGATCCTGATGAGCGCCTTTCGGGTACCGTTCTACTTTGGTGGTACAACCCTGTTGATTATCGTTGGCGTTGCCCTTGACATCCTCCAGCAGATTGAAGCCCACCTGGTGATGCGGCACTACGAGGGTCTGGTCAAGGGTGGCAAGTTCACGGGCCGGCGTTTCGGCTAA
- a CDS encoding thymidine phosphorylase gives MASSRAGVSAKRPALPAVEFLELLRRKRDRGRLTPEEINWLVSSFTSGAIPDYQMAAFLMAVYIQGMNTRETVALTRAMMSSGRVLDLSTLPGPKVDKHSTGGVGDKVSLILAPLVAACDVIVPMVSGRSLGHTGGTLDKLESIPGFKTDLALDEFTRILERIGVAIIGQTTEMCPADKKMYALRDVTATIESLALITASIMAKKLAEGIDGLVLDVKTGRGAFMQRLRTARQLAKLMLSVGETMGKRVCALITAMDQPLGVAVGNALEVREAIGALKNQWPPDLKEVTVALAEEMLLLAGRAQKRQQARRQILRVLENGRALERFKQMVEAQGGNPAVVDDEKLLPVARYQRAVRAEGEGYVRAIDAYQVGVLGLDIGLGRRSITDRVAPGAGFMFYKKVGDPVKKGDVVAEVFAEQEDKAESVAAQLAKCFTYSERPVPGVRLILERLTAAAGSRRGRRGRRV, from the coding sequence GTGGCAAGTTCACGGGCCGGCGTTTCGGCTAAAAGACCGGCGCTCCCGGCAGTGGAATTTCTCGAACTTCTCCGGCGCAAAAGAGACCGGGGTCGCCTTACGCCCGAAGAAATCAATTGGCTGGTAAGTAGCTTCACATCCGGGGCAATTCCTGACTATCAGATGGCGGCGTTCTTAATGGCGGTTTATATTCAGGGGATGAACACGCGGGAGACGGTGGCGTTGACCCGGGCGATGATGAGTTCCGGACGGGTACTTGATTTGAGTACACTACCTGGGCCAAAGGTGGATAAACATTCTACCGGTGGTGTCGGTGATAAAGTTTCGCTGATTCTCGCGCCTTTGGTTGCCGCCTGCGACGTAATTGTGCCGATGGTTTCGGGCCGCAGTCTGGGCCATACCGGTGGAACACTCGACAAATTGGAGTCGATTCCCGGTTTTAAGACCGATTTGGCGCTGGATGAGTTCACCCGGATTCTGGAAAGAATCGGGGTCGCAATTATCGGGCAGACCACCGAGATGTGTCCGGCGGACAAAAAGATGTATGCGCTGCGCGATGTCACGGCGACAATCGAATCGCTGGCGCTTATCACCGCCAGCATAATGGCGAAAAAACTTGCCGAGGGTATCGATGGGCTGGTGCTTGATGTCAAAACCGGTCGGGGCGCATTTATGCAGCGATTGCGGACAGCGCGGCAATTAGCAAAACTGATGCTCTCAGTCGGTGAAACGATGGGTAAAAGGGTCTGTGCGTTGATAACGGCGATGGACCAGCCGCTGGGAGTTGCGGTTGGCAATGCCCTTGAGGTGCGCGAGGCGATTGGGGCGCTGAAAAACCAATGGCCGCCCGACCTTAAAGAGGTAACGGTCGCCCTTGCCGAAGAGATGCTTCTGCTGGCGGGTCGGGCGCAAAAACGACAGCAGGCGCGGCGGCAAATTCTCCGGGTTTTAGAAAATGGTCGGGCACTAGAGCGGTTTAAACAGATGGTTGAAGCGCAAGGTGGCAACCCGGCAGTGGTTGATGATGAGAAACTGCTCCCGGTGGCGCGCTATCAAAGGGCAGTCCGGGCTGAAGGGGAAGGTTATGTTCGGGCGATTGATGCTTATCAAGTTGGTGTGCTGGGGCTGGATATCGGTCTGGGCCGGAGGTCAATTACCGACCGGGTTGCGCCGGGTGCCGGTTTTATGTTCTACAAAAAGGTTGGTGACCCAGTGAAAAAAGGGGATGTCGTGGCAGAGGTTTTTGCCGAGCAGGAAGATAAGGCGGAGTCGGTTGCGGCGCAGCTGGCAAAATGTTTTACCTATTCAGAACGACCGGTGCCAGGGGTAAGGTTGATTCTTGAACGCTTGACAGCAGCCGCGGGGTCGAGAAGAGGCCGTAGAGGGCGGCGGGTATAG
- a CDS encoding AAA family ATPase: MSSDSIGRDPTVQSRVKELLEPTFYGGGVKRVRLIQTHTSWVFIAGDFAYKIKKPVNFGFLDYTTLSARKFFCYEELRLNRYLSPDLYLDVVPIVERKGRLCLGGSGQVIDYSVKMRALPQRAIMTERLKRGKVTFQEIDEIARRVSDFHRQAERGKQVAQYGSSEIIKLNWDENFAQTMEFRGKTISYRMFDEIKEVVERFIIENRDTFRERRQHGFVRRCHGDLHSKNIFLTDRVYIFDCIEFNPRFSCCDVASEVAFMAMDLDFFDRHDLANFFLERYLVYSEDKGFLKLLDFYRCYRAYVRGKVTSFQLKDPTVPKRAKQAALITAQRYFKLASRYARLMQNNNWLIVVFGLPGVGKSYLAQRLATRHLAMHLLSDSIRKQILGIPVDERRFDGYGKGIYTSDISKRTYEELLNRAEIFLKGRQSVILDATFLAPESRNRCRELAQRLGVKVLFVWAKCPENTIARRLQRRAKEGGFSDANLEVYRAMKARFQPPEHRADLITVDTRVPIVKLFKKIERALLCV, from the coding sequence GTGAGTAGCGATAGCATCGGGCGAGACCCAACGGTGCAGAGTCGGGTTAAGGAACTGCTTGAGCCCACCTTTTACGGCGGTGGTGTGAAACGGGTGCGATTGATTCAGACCCACACCTCCTGGGTTTTTATCGCCGGCGATTTTGCCTATAAAATTAAGAAGCCGGTGAACTTTGGATTTCTTGATTACACGACACTTTCGGCCCGAAAATTTTTCTGCTACGAGGAGTTGCGGTTGAATCGCTACCTCTCGCCCGACCTGTATCTTGATGTTGTGCCGATTGTGGAAAGGAAGGGACGATTGTGTCTGGGCGGTTCCGGGCAGGTGATTGACTACAGCGTGAAGATGAGGGCGTTACCGCAGCGGGCGATTATGACCGAGCGGTTGAAAAGAGGAAAGGTGACTTTTCAGGAGATTGATGAAATTGCCCGGCGGGTTAGCGATTTTCACCGGCAAGCGGAGCGGGGTAAACAGGTGGCGCAGTACGGGAGCTCCGAGATAATTAAACTAAACTGGGACGAAAACTTTGCCCAGACGATGGAGTTTAGAGGTAAAACGATTTCCTACCGAATGTTTGACGAGATTAAAGAGGTGGTGGAGCGGTTTATTATTGAAAATCGGGACACATTCCGCGAGCGAAGGCAGCACGGTTTTGTTCGCCGCTGTCACGGTGACCTGCATTCCAAAAACATTTTTCTGACCGACCGGGTTTATATCTTTGACTGTATCGAGTTCAATCCCCGTTTTTCCTGTTGTGATGTTGCTTCAGAGGTGGCGTTTATGGCGATGGACTTAGACTTTTTTGACCGCCATGACCTGGCAAACTTTTTTCTGGAACGGTATCTGGTCTATTCAGAAGATAAAGGTTTTCTTAAACTTTTGGATTTTTACCGCTGTTATCGGGCGTATGTTCGGGGCAAAGTTACCAGTTTCCAGTTGAAAGATCCAACAGTTCCCAAACGGGCAAAACAGGCGGCATTAATTACGGCGCAACGGTACTTCAAGCTCGCAAGCCGGTATGCCCGGCTGATGCAGAATAATAACTGGCTGATAGTTGTGTTTGGATTGCCGGGCGTGGGCAAGAGTTACCTGGCACAGCGGCTGGCAACACGGCATCTGGCAATGCACCTCCTGTCGGATTCGATTCGCAAACAGATTTTGGGAATTCCGGTCGATGAGCGTCGGTTTGATGGGTACGGGAAGGGAATCTATACTTCAGATATCAGCAAGCGGACTTATGAAGAGTTGCTCAATCGGGCAGAAATTTTTTTGAAAGGCAGGCAGAGCGTGATTCTTGATGCTACCTTTCTTGCACCGGAAAGTCGCAACCGCTGTCGGGAGCTGGCACAGAGATTGGGTGTTAAGGTACTCTTTGTCTGGGCAAAATGCCCGGAGAACACAATTGCCCGGCGGCTGCAAAGGCGAGCAAAAGAAGGTGGTTTTTCGGATGCAAACCTTGAGGTTTACCGGGCGATGAAGGCAAGGTTTCAACCACCGGAACATCGTGCTGATTTGATAACTGTGGACACCAGGGTTCCGATAGTAAAACTGTTTAAGAAAATTGAGCGCGCACTACTTTGTGTCTGA
- a CDS encoding UDP-2,3-diacylglucosamine diphosphatase: protein MSAHYFVSDVHLGMGTPLAEMRFGDFLLSIKGRAKGLYVLGDLFEFWFEYRRVVPKIGFEILARMRDLAESGTKIFLFRGNHDIWFKGWLEHGLKVEGVFDEQEMVIDGLRVYLAHGDALDRGFVPRLFRSLMRSPINGFLFSCLHPDIGISLARRIAIRSRRGMEERGAAQKVQAAMVEFAREKIAGGYDVVMLGHSHIPEMSRIGSGVYINTGDWMKSFTYGMIREGKATLEYF, encoded by the coding sequence TTGAGCGCGCACTACTTTGTGTCTGATGTTCATCTCGGGATGGGTACTCCTCTTGCCGAGATGCGGTTTGGTGATTTTCTTTTAAGTATCAAGGGCAGGGCGAAAGGGCTTTACGTACTGGGCGATTTGTTTGAGTTCTGGTTTGAATATCGCCGGGTGGTGCCCAAAATCGGTTTTGAGATTTTAGCCCGGATGAGAGATTTAGCCGAGAGCGGTACCAAAATTTTTCTGTTTCGGGGTAATCACGACATCTGGTTTAAAGGCTGGCTGGAACACGGGTTGAAGGTGGAAGGGGTGTTTGATGAACAGGAGATGGTGATTGATGGTCTGCGGGTTTACCTGGCGCACGGCGATGCGCTGGACCGGGGTTTTGTGCCCCGACTTTTTCGTTCGCTGATGCGGTCTCCAATCAACGGCTTTTTATTTTCCTGTTTGCATCCGGATATCGGTATTAGTTTAGCACGCCGCATCGCAATTCGAAGCCGGCGGGGGATGGAGGAACGGGGCGCGGCACAGAAAGTGCAGGCGGCAATGGTAGAGTTTGCCCGTGAGAAGATTGCGGGCGGTTACGATGTGGTGATGCTGGGGCACTCCCATATTCCGGAGATGAGCAGAATTGGATCCGGGGTTTATATCAACACCGGCGACTGGATGAAAAGTTTCACCTACGGGATGATCAGAGAGGGTAAGGCAACACTCGAGTATTTCTGA
- a CDS encoding leucyl aminopeptidase — translation MKINLISRRKWSGKVKALLVFEGEFDTEGLIDRRFRGRLGETALAVKGESRVVLGGMGKRSEFELERVRIAVAKVLRRAGELGVDEVGLAVTAGHKVDGKSFVSAAVEGAILSSYRFRKFLTVNEDIDRVERMVILTESERESAELQPVVMDAEHRANAVCYVRDLVNEPAAGKAPMVLADRAKELAQGERVTINVLDVAKLTQLGMGGIIGVGKGSHNPPCMVHLTYKPKVKPKRTVVVVGKGITFDSGGLSLKTAQQMETMKDDMSGAATVFGLFYYLRQIDSPVVVHGLVPLAENLPGGGAQKPGDVIRHFNGKTVEVLNTDAEGRLILADALAYGATLKPDLMIDIATLTGACVVALGNEISGVLGTDEKAIAQLIALGKEMGEYFWQLPLFERYRAHMKSRVADLKNIGKPQNAGTIIGGLFLSEFVPKTVPWLHIDIAGTAWTGEERDYYPAGATGVPLRTLIAFLCRNNR, via the coding sequence GTGAAAATCAATTTAATAAGCAGGAGAAAATGGTCGGGCAAAGTCAAGGCACTGCTTGTATTTGAAGGAGAATTTGATACCGAAGGGTTGATTGACCGGCGTTTTCGCGGCCGATTGGGCGAGACGGCGTTAGCGGTGAAGGGTGAGAGCAGGGTGGTGTTGGGTGGTATGGGAAAGCGGTCTGAGTTTGAATTGGAACGGGTTCGGATTGCCGTAGCAAAGGTTTTGCGCCGGGCAGGTGAGCTGGGTGTGGATGAGGTTGGACTTGCCGTTACCGCCGGGCACAAAGTTGATGGTAAAAGTTTTGTATCCGCGGCGGTTGAAGGGGCGATACTGAGCAGTTATCGATTCCGCAAGTTCTTAACAGTGAATGAGGATATCGATAGGGTTGAGAGAATGGTAATTTTGACCGAGAGCGAAAGGGAGTCTGCCGAGTTGCAGCCGGTGGTGATGGATGCCGAGCACCGTGCTAATGCGGTGTGTTATGTCCGGGACTTGGTGAACGAACCGGCTGCCGGTAAAGCGCCAATGGTGCTTGCGGACCGGGCTAAGGAACTGGCGCAAGGGGAACGGGTTACAATTAACGTGCTGGATGTTGCAAAACTGACGCAGTTGGGAATGGGGGGCATAATTGGTGTTGGGAAAGGTTCTCACAATCCACCGTGTATGGTTCATCTAACCTATAAACCAAAAGTCAAGCCCAAGCGGACAGTGGTGGTAGTCGGCAAGGGCATTACATTTGATTCGGGCGGACTGTCATTGAAAACCGCCCAACAGATGGAGACGATGAAAGACGATATGTCGGGCGCGGCGACAGTTTTTGGGCTGTTTTACTATCTGCGGCAGATTGATAGTCCGGTTGTGGTCCATGGTTTGGTACCACTGGCAGAGAATTTACCCGGGGGCGGCGCTCAGAAGCCGGGTGATGTGATTCGCCATTTTAACGGCAAGACGGTTGAGGTACTCAATACCGATGCCGAGGGCCGGCTGATTCTTGCCGATGCCCTTGCCTACGGGGCGACACTGAAGCCCGATTTGATGATTGACATTGCGACCCTGACTGGTGCCTGTGTTGTGGCACTGGGTAATGAGATTTCAGGCGTACTGGGCACCGATGAAAAGGCGATTGCCCAACTGATTGCCCTTGGTAAGGAAATGGGCGAGTACTTCTGGCAATTACCATTGTTTGAGCGGTATCGTGCTCATATGAAGAGCCGGGTGGCGGATTTGAAAAATATCGGCAAACCGCAGAATGCCGGAACAATTATCGGCGGGCTGTTTCTTTCTGAGTTTGTGCCGAAAACGGTGCCCTGGTTACATATTGACATCGCTGGTACCGCCTGGACCGGTGAAGAGCGGGATTATTACCCGGCGGGTGCCACCGGTGTGCCATTGCGGACATTAATTGCCTTTTTGTGCCGGAACAATCGATGA
- a CDS encoding metal ABC transporter ATP-binding protein: MTAAVEFTGVTVVFQQTVALQDVSFRLAKGEFLGVIGPNGSGKTTLLKTVLGLIKPIQGKVTVLGASGKRIKEVRTRIGYVPQRRPIDVNFPVQVLDAVLMGSYGGLGLLRRPGKEEKARAREVLKAVGLEAMAFHTAGHLSGGQQQRLFLARALVGEPEVLLLDEPTAGVDVATRGQIVELVHHIHQERQLTTIYVTHDVNEVLPCLNRVMFLNRTVEALGSCADVLNPDVLARLYGTPVAVVESQGRKFLLVDDRHI; the protein is encoded by the coding sequence ATGACCGCGGCGGTTGAGTTTACAGGAGTTACCGTTGTATTTCAGCAGACGGTTGCCCTGCAGGATGTCTCATTCCGTCTTGCAAAAGGTGAGTTTTTAGGCGTCATTGGCCCAAACGGCTCGGGCAAGACTACGCTTTTAAAAACCGTCCTGGGGCTAATTAAACCGATTCAAGGGAAAGTGACCGTGTTAGGTGCAAGCGGTAAGCGTATAAAAGAAGTGAGAACACGGATTGGCTATGTACCCCAGCGTAGACCGATTGATGTCAACTTTCCGGTCCAGGTCTTGGATGCGGTTTTAATGGGTAGTTATGGCGGACTCGGACTGTTACGCCGTCCCGGTAAAGAAGAAAAGGCAAGGGCACGAGAGGTGTTAAAAGCGGTGGGGTTAGAAGCTATGGCTTTTCATACAGCAGGACACCTTTCTGGTGGCCAGCAGCAAAGGCTGTTTCTTGCCCGGGCGCTGGTTGGCGAGCCGGAGGTGCTGCTGCTGGATGAGCCAACTGCCGGGGTCGATGTGGCAACGCGGGGACAGATTGTGGAACTGGTGCACCACATCCACCAGGAACGACAGCTGACGACGATTTATGTAACCCACGATGTCAACGAGGTGTTGCCCTGTTTGAACCGGGTGATGTTTCTCAATCGAACGGTTGAGGCACTGGGTAGTTGTGCTGATGTGCTGAACCCGGATGTTTTAGCGCGGCTTTACGGCACACCGGTTGCGGTTGTGGAAAGTCAGGGGCGAAAATTTTTGCTCGTCGATGACCGCCATATTTGA
- a CDS encoding metal ABC transporter permease: protein MTAIFEFLSYGFGRNALFGALLVGTVCSLIGVFVILRGLAFAGAGIAHAAFGGVALGFLLGVDPLITAIVFCVGTAGLIQLTGKKANLGQDTAIGIFFALTMALGVLFIGFMRRYDARLYGYLFGNILGVTAQSLVIMAALTVAVLIFTGLFYKEFKFLAFDEEMAQASGLPTGLLGALQLGLLALVVVVSIKAVGVILVEALLVIPAATAYQLTNRYGMMFILSWVSAIGACIIGLILSYLLGVPSGATIVLVAGFGFGLATVLSPKRRRCKICGKKLS from the coding sequence ATGACCGCCATATTTGAATTTTTGAGTTACGGTTTTGGACGCAATGCGCTCTTTGGGGCGTTGCTTGTGGGAACGGTATGTTCGCTCATCGGCGTATTTGTTATTTTGCGCGGCCTGGCGTTTGCTGGTGCGGGTATTGCTCATGCCGCCTTCGGTGGTGTGGCGCTGGGATTTTTGCTCGGCGTTGACCCGCTGATAACGGCGATTGTTTTTTGTGTCGGTACGGCGGGCTTGATTCAACTAACAGGTAAAAAGGCAAACTTGGGACAGGATACGGCGATTGGCATCTTTTTCGCCCTGACGATGGCGCTGGGCGTTCTGTTCATCGGGTTTATGCGCCGCTATGACGCCCGGCTTTACGGGTATCTATTCGGCAACATTTTGGGTGTGACTGCGCAAAGTCTCGTGATTATGGCGGCGTTAACGGTGGCCGTCCTGATTTTCACAGGGTTGTTTTACAAGGAGTTTAAGTTTCTGGCGTTCGATGAGGAGATGGCGCAAGCCAGCGGTTTACCAACTGGACTCCTGGGCGCTCTCCAACTGGGGCTTCTGGCGTTAGTCGTGGTGGTCTCAATTAAGGCGGTGGGCGTGATTTTAGTAGAGGCGCTGCTGGTGATACCGGCGGCGACCGCCTATCAACTTACCAACCGTTACGGGATGATGTTTATTTTATCATGGGTATCGGCGATTGGTGCCTGTATTATCGGTTTGATTCTTTCCTATCTGCTGGGCGTGCCGTCCGGCGCAACAATCGTTCTGGTCGCAGGTTTTGGGTTTGGTCTGGCAACAGTACTTTCACCCAAAAGGAGGCGATGTAAGATATGCGGGAAAAAGTTATCCTGA
- a CDS encoding metal ABC transporter substrate-binding protein: protein MREKVILIALTLIFGSGCPRANKESRFIGIDSRPLVITTLPDLADWVRQVGGESVAVQSLIVGTEEPHNYEPRVADVDKIKKAVMVVRVGLGLDEWLNGLIENARNGRLKIVTVSEGVEIIQDEDVAEHKENHHHVHDYGNPHIWLDPNVARLTVQRIVDILSEFNPARKDFYQKRGDDYIKRIDSTVAELRRQVENLPARKFVAMHESWPYFCRAFGFEMVRAIEPLPGQEPSAKDLAHLVQMIQQEGVRAIVVEPQHNRDVADAIARETGVKVVVLASITGSLPSVTDYLTLLEYDVKTLARALSGGD, encoded by the coding sequence ATGCGGGAAAAAGTTATCCTGATAGCGTTAACCTTAATTTTTGGTTCCGGATGTCCACGGGCAAATAAAGAAAGCCGGTTTATCGGAATTGATTCACGCCCGTTGGTCATTACCACGCTTCCTGACCTGGCGGATTGGGTACGTCAGGTGGGAGGGGAATCGGTTGCGGTTCAGTCGCTCATTGTTGGGACAGAAGAGCCGCACAATTACGAACCACGAGTTGCTGATGTAGATAAGATTAAGAAAGCAGTGATGGTTGTGCGGGTTGGTTTGGGTTTGGATGAGTGGCTAAACGGGTTAATTGAAAACGCCCGCAACGGGAGGCTTAAAATAGTTACGGTTTCTGAGGGGGTAGAGATTATTCAGGATGAAGATGTTGCCGAGCACAAAGAAAACCATCATCACGTGCACGATTATGGTAATCCCCATATCTGGCTTGACCCGAATGTCGCCCGTTTAACGGTTCAAAGGATTGTTGATATATTGAGTGAGTTCAATCCCGCACGGAAAGATTTTTACCAGAAAAGGGGCGACGATTACATCAAAAGGATTGACAGCACCGTTGCCGAGTTGAGAAGGCAGGTGGAAAATTTACCCGCGCGGAAGTTTGTTGCAATGCACGAGTCCTGGCCCTATTTCTGCCGGGCGTTTGGATTTGAGATGGTGCGGGCGATTGAGCCGTTGCCCGGACAGGAGCCTTCGGCTAAAGATTTGGCACATCTGGTTCAGATGATACAACAGGAAGGTGTTCGGGCAATAGTTGTTGAGCCGCAACACAATCGGGATGTGGCGGATGCCATCGCCCGCGAAACCGGCGTAAAAGTTGTTGTCCTGGCGTCGATAACCGGTTCGTTACCTTCAGTTACCGACTATCTAACTCTTCTTGAATACGATGTCAAAACGCTAGCCCGCGCGCTGTCCGGTGGCGATTGA
- a CDS encoding glycosyltransferase family 39 protein — MNQKHSSKKTIQDNPPKFAYQIEHFSRRHFWLLLSAILLIALLFRIADLRADPPPDLSWSFAPYTDESLNTYSARNFILYGNWHQDDFLPFCIYPLVNIVVALIFKLVGIGFVQVKLLSVISGVIGVLIMALLIRRAGGEIAALLAGLLLALSYPLVMYSRLGLVETVQILFLLLTGFFWVKSFEKPVLMLLTGFCAFATFLLIKISGAFILPALLLLFISRWLSTRSQQEERRRFLVSIGWFTAGAIGAIIVWLIVVFLPYRNQYLQYVLRHSSESPAGHPQTLIAYLFNTFTIGVRSKLLPRLVWIALLGFLSLPGHAIRHRDVRTRQSWQYLLFWFIFAVLMLGYMNYRPPRYEIIILPPLIAAAASTLSQWLIPKPNSSPPSIGKEKAPGPSRAEKKKAPTKSSRPFFRIILYAIYLWPLALQLLLYISNFRNYPAPGDELGITVIALIIALTTSLVGALFYRLLTKNRIGKIPALNAIVAALLLLFSLRLDLGQFFNWFSNRTYILISSARDLDQILPEDAVVAGSWAPPLMIESRKRAVAITDWANINDPINRFGITHIILGENEVDRLLWEKLPLEIKERMKPLRQYRIRGQLLTVYALS; from the coding sequence ATGAACCAAAAGCATTCATCAAAGAAAACTATTCAGGATAACCCTCCTAAATTCGCTTACCAGATTGAACATTTCAGCCGCCGCCACTTCTGGCTCCTCCTTAGTGCCATCCTTTTAATCGCCCTGCTTTTTCGTATCGCTGACCTGCGTGCCGACCCGCCCCCGGACCTTTCCTGGAGCTTTGCCCCTTATACCGATGAAAGTTTAAACACCTATTCGGCACGTAACTTCATCCTCTATGGCAACTGGCACCAGGACGACTTTTTGCCTTTCTGCATCTATCCGCTGGTCAACATCGTCGTTGCCCTGATATTCAAACTGGTTGGCATCGGTTTCGTCCAAGTAAAACTTCTTTCGGTTATTAGCGGAGTCATCGGCGTACTGATAATGGCGCTGTTGATTCGCCGCGCCGGCGGTGAAATCGCCGCACTGCTCGCCGGTCTGCTTCTTGCTTTGAGTTACCCCCTGGTGATGTACAGCCGGCTTGGACTTGTTGAGACCGTCCAGATTCTATTTCTCTTACTCACCGGTTTTTTCTGGGTAAAGTCTTTCGAAAAACCGGTTCTGATGTTGTTGACTGGCTTTTGCGCCTTTGCCACATTTTTGCTAATTAAAATCTCGGGCGCCTTTATCCTGCCGGCGCTCCTTCTGCTGTTTATCAGCCGTTGGCTCTCGACTCGTTCCCAGCAGGAAGAACGCCGCCGATTTCTCGTTAGCATTGGCTGGTTTACCGCTGGGGCAATCGGTGCAATAATAGTGTGGTTGATAGTGGTCTTTCTTCCCTATCGCAATCAGTACCTTCAATATGTCTTGCGCCACTCAAGTGAATCTCCTGCTGGTCATCCTCAAACCCTGATCGCCTACCTATTCAACACATTCACCATCGGTGTCCGTTCAAAACTTTTGCCCCGGTTGGTATGGATTGCTCTATTAGGATTTTTGTCCCTGCCCGGGCATGCCATCCGACATCGCGATGTAAGAACACGACAGTCTTGGCAATATCTCCTCTTCTGGTTTATCTTTGCCGTTCTGATGCTTGGCTATATGAACTACCGGCCACCCCGCTACGAAATTATCATTCTGCCGCCGCTGATTGCCGCCGCTGCCAGTACCCTGAGCCAATGGCTTATCCCGAAACCAAATTCTTCCCCGCCTTCGATTGGAAAGGAAAAAGCGCCCGGTCCTTCTCGGGCTGAGAAAAAGAAAGCACCCACCAAAAGTTCGCGTCCTTTCTTTCGTATTATATTATACGCCATCTATCTCTGGCCCCTTGCCCTTCAGTTACTACTTTACATCTCTAATTTCCGGAACTACCCGGCACCGGGAGACGAGTTGGGCATAACTGTTATCGCCCTCATCATCGCCTTGACAACAAGTTTAGTTGGCGCCTTGTTTTACCGTCTTTTAACCAAAAACAGAATTGGCAAAATTCCGGCACTGAACGCAATTGTCGCCGCCCTGCTGCTTTTGTTTTCCCTGCGCCTTGATCTCGGGCAGTTCTTCAACTGGTTTTCCAATCGCACCTACATCTTGATTTCTTCTGCCCGTGACCTTGACCAGATTTTGCCCGAAGATGCGGTCGTCGCCGGCTCCTGGGCACCACCCTTGATGATTGAATCCCGAAAACGGGCCGTCGCCATTACCGACTGGGCAAATATCAACGACCCGATAAATCGGTTTGGCATCACCCATATCATTCTTGGTGAAAACGAAGTTGACCGTCTCCTCTGGGAAAAATTGCCCTTGGAAATAAAGGAACGGATGAAACCACTCCGCCAGTACCGAATCCGGGGCCAGTTACTTACCGTTTACGCCTTGTCCTGA